TTGGGAGGAAACAAGGCCATACGTGTGCGTAAATTGGTCATTTTGAAACACTGATTGGCTGCCTTAATCAAAACGCACCGCTTTGTAAAGGTCAGGATGTGGTCTATTGTATGCTTCCCTGTGCAATTCACAGCGTATGCTTGTGTAAATAGAGTAGCTCGTTCAGAGGGAAGTTTCCGCCTCTTCTTCACTATACGCATCTGTCATCAGAGCTGCTGCGGGACGGACGGAACACCTTCACGATCACACTGAACATGCCGGGACTGCTGCTCGGGGATGTATTTCCTGATTTTGAGGCGGAGACCACCAATGGCAAAATTAAACTCCACGAATTTCTCGGTAATTCGTAAGTAAGCTTCCTGAATGGATCATTTCGGTAACTGATTCGCGCAGACTTATCGAGAATTCAgttcgagagagagagagagagagagagagagaNNNNNNNNNNgagagagagagagagagagagagagagagcgcttgGGACCAGTTCCTGGTTTCTGACTTCTGCTTTACACCTTGCTTACGATTTCCACATAGAGCATCTAACCATGTAACCCTATAATGGTGGTATTGTTGCCTACAATTGCTAATGCCATTAAAAATACTAATCTATAATGTGgtggacaaaaagacaaattaatctAACATGTTATTAAGCTGTTTGTGACCAGGTCATGGAGTACTTGATCAGATAGTGAGATGGTCCAAATCAAAAGTAACGTTAAGCTGAGCGGGTCAGAAGTCAATAGTGGGGCAAAATCACATTGCTAACCTAATTAGAAAAGTCCCTTCTCTCATCGTTTTTGAAACACTGAGGCCACATCCTGTCGGTTTGCTGGCAGATGCATCATTCGGTTTAGCCTGTTATGCAAGCTAACCATAAGCAACAACAGTCACCACAATAGTAGATATTTATGTCAGATGAAAGGAAACAGAGTCAGGTTGAATCGTGTGTGTTGAAACCCGAGATTGCGGAAGCACTGACCCTGACATACACCTGACAAGAGCTCACCTATCTCTGTTTTCATTCCAGATGGGGAATCCTGTTCTCCCACCCCAGAGACTACACCCCAGTGTGCACCACAGAGCTGGGCCGTATTGCAAGACTGAGCAGTGAGttcagtaaacgcaacattaaaataatcgCCCTGTCCATCGACAGCCTGGAGGATCACCACGGCTGGACCAAGGTGTGAGCATTTCCACATTTAGAAGGGTGTGTTCAGGACATAGGGAACACCAAGGTTTTGACTTCCAAACTGGTAACACTTATTTAGTGAGCTCTGTTTTTAGGGTGAGCACAGTGAGTAAAGGTTTTTGCAGGTCAAAAGaagtaattcattttttcaCACATAAACCCTGAGCAATAGATTTGATGACTACTGGTAggctattttattttagtgttgtATGTCCTAACTTTACCCTTAAATACAATCATGTTCATGCTGTTGAAACTAGGCGTACAAAAAACCTggataaaaaaacttttaattttcaACCAAAGTTAACCCAGTGTACAGCTTGATGTGTGGTGAACCACTGTGAAATTTCCAATGCTAACAAGGAAAGCACCCAGAAGGTTCTGAATGGACCAAGGTTTTTTACAGACATGTAAGCTTACTAACTGGTTTTGGTTCTACTGAATTATTTCACAATTTCAGTGGAAAACTGGATAAGATCCTACagtaaaatataattatgaaagcagtttgaaaatatttattcCAGACTTGATTAGTTGCAATTATTGGTGGTTAGGAAACTTTAAATTAGAATACCGCGTATCTTACGTATTTTacctgtgtgtgctgctgcactaCATGGGTTttctttaaatagtttttatcaTGACCTATAGTTGTTAATAAGAGACAACAGAGCTCCATCAGAGAAATACCaacttaatttaaataactTACTGAGGCTTTGTATCTCTGTACTAACTAGGACATCCTGGCATACAACTGTGAGGAGTCTGCCTGCTGCTCGCTGCCCTTTTCCATTATAGCGGACAGTAAACGTGAGCTGGCAGTCGCCCTGGGCATGTTGGACCCAGATGAGAAGGACAAAGATGGCCTGCCGCTTACTGCCCGCTGTGTAAGAGTCTTCACAATCACAATTTCCATATTTTAGAGGCAGCATTCCAACTTAATATCTTATCTACTCTCGTGCCTATAGAATACTTATTGCCCTTATCCGGCTccatctctctgtgtctgtgtttgagtgtaGGTGTTTATCATTGGCCCCGACAAAAGGTTGAAACTGTCACTTCTCTACCCGGCCACCACCGGACGGAACTTTGATGAGATTTTGCGAGCGGTGGACTCACTCCAGATCACAGCAGGGAAACGAGTGGCAACACCTGCAGACTGGAGGGTATGTCGCACCTTTGAAAGTGACCTCAGTTTGTATTAATCATTTCAGCAGTTGACTACGGAGATTATACATACAGGAATTGACCTGCAGATGCCATGCAGAATAACctagttatttttctgtgacGGTCTTCCTCCAGCCTGGAGACTGTGTTATGGTCCCTCCCAACATGTCTGAGGAGGAAGCTGCCTCTTTGTTCCCAGCTGGCGTCTACACCAAAGACCTGCCCTCTGGCAAGAAGTACCTGCGCTACACACCCCATCAATAAGCATGGTTAGAGACAGCACTGATATTCAACACTCACTTAGTCACACTTAATAAAACAGCTGGACCCGGAGTTACAGCTAATTTTTGTCCCTAACAGGGGCATCCCACTTGTGACAAAATGAATGGAATACAAATGAATGCCTTAAGGAATTTGTAGGACTTTTCTAAATTAGagattttacagtatttataactCCCAATAATAAAAGCTATACTATGTTCGGCCTTTTCTACAGGGGGATTGTTTTTGGAAACAAATGGGGTTGAGATGGGATCATATTAAGAGGAAGTGTTGAATGTTGGTAGTTACACAAAGGATGCAAACAATGTTATTCCCATGCCTGTGTACTCGTTTTATCTGACAGGTGTACTTCATAAAACACAGTTAGTGACACATGGTTAAACTGTTAAGTATATATAGAATTGTATACATTCACATAACTGATTAGTTTAACTATTTTAACTTTGCCAGGCACTAAAAGTCTTGATTTGGATTGATTTAccatatctacagtatatagttGGTTTATATATAGGGtttgatgtaaaaaatgtcaCCTGTGTGGGACAGTCAAAGGATTAAGGTTAATTCTTTTAGCCCAAAGAATGATTTAGCAAACAATAAAATTGCTCTGTTGTGACTTCTGGACACTACCATTCAGAAGCACCTGTACGAGTTTGTTAGCATAGGCCAGCAGCGCTCTCCATGTCCCTTCTCTATTATAAGGTAGTTGTGTTTGAAGGCGGCTGTTAACACAGCTGTCTTGGATTTGGTGTCCCCACTCACCGTGTCCACAGCATCGGTGAAGAGCTTATCAACTTGGATCCTGGGAACTGCCGGCAACAGAAATAGAAGAATAGGCTCAAATGCAGTGAAGACAGAACAAAGGACAAgctgtttaaaaatgaatgagttGGAGCAcacaaaattataaatcattAGGTCGGAGTGACAGTGAAAGACATGAGCGCAgttctgtcatttttatttttaagaatagGTGAAGGTGACAGTACATGATGGCATTTGGCTTTGGATGGAGCTGAGGGGGTCACTCAATCTGTTGATGTCACTGCGTGCACTCCTGCATCCTCCTATTAATTTGGGCAGAACAGCAGCAGAGGCTCTAAAAGGCAGACAGCCACGGAAAGCTACAACAACTTGTCTAACAGAGGTCTCATCTACTGTCCTCTCCCATGTGGTTTGAATTCCTGGATGTGTGAAGTCTTAACTCTGGCACCACTCAGCAACTCAGAATCAATTAAACCTGCTGACAGATATTAACTTCAGAAAGCTGTTGTCCTTCAAGTTATTTTAATTGagacaaaaagtaaaagcatCAAGGCTAAGACTTCTGTTCTCATTTTCAGTGTGTGGATTTGTCAACATTATTACATCAGAGGAAGTCAGTTCCGGCTCGGCGGCCTCCCACCAGCAGCGTCATCTCTGGTTCATGAGGGCCTGGTACTCCCTCTGGTGGGCGAACAGTCGCAGAAACACTTTGTACTTTCTCTCATAGAAGCTGAGAAAAGTAAGACGTACAGAAAATTAATAACACATATGTTTTGCATAGAACTgtaatttcacatttcattGTAATAATAAATCACACAGACTTCTTACATAGTTAAGTTCCCTCACAACCTAACCTTGACTAGTGATAGTCCAATATTATACATTATGGTTACTTGTAACTCAatcaatctttatttatataggccACTTTGCACATtcaaatgcaatgcaatttgCTTCACATTAGAAATAAAATCACAagcattaaatatatatatttttaaattgcatatatgtatatgacaTTCCATGAATAGatgcaataaaaagaaaggtagaaattattttttgaagTGGTTTCTATGAAAAGGTAAGTTGTGACTTGAAGAAGCCAATATTTGTTTgggttaaaaaatgttgatatgatgcattcttttttaattgagcATCACGTATATTTCATACAGTGATGTTACAATCCCAAAGACCATTACAACAACCataattttaaccaaatactTGGAGAAAAAACCTCTCTATCTCACCTCTGGAGCTTATAGTCGGGCTGAACAACTTTCCCCACTTTTGCCATTCCCTTCATTGCCTCCTAAAACATAAATAGCAAAGACAAATATCACTCAATAAATCATGCTGTGCACATTCCATTTCAGGCCAGCCGTGACCCAGTTATAATAACACCAGCCAAACTGCAGTGGTTTTGTTCTGGTTGAGTTTATGACTAATGCAGTGCAGGGCCTCTCTGCTGTCTGAACCTACACAATCCAGCCAGTTGACTGTGTGCAGCCAAGAGGATCAGGCACAACAACTGCCTGCAGAAGTTAAGTCTGAAAATGGGTCGACAGGTGCAGCCGAGTCCAAACCATAACGTCTTATTTTTAGTAAATCTGGCTTAAAGGTTTTCCATTGTCTTGGGCTCCAAGCTCGGGTACTGAGACACCAAGGGATGATAGCTTGACCTcgcaaaagatttaaaaaatcacttTACATCTTAAACACACTATGCACAAATCTGCACTGTGACTGAAGCAAGCAGAGCCATGCACTctctactttgtgttttggttCCACCCAGCAGAGGGAGGCATTGAGCCAGTGATAATGAGATCTGTGCTGGGTGCCTACTGGCTGGGCATTTCATGGTTTTGAGGTCCATTTTATTAGACTACAAAACAAGAAGATTGGATCACAAACTTTAAAAAGGGACACGCCACCGATTTCGCACATGAAGTTTGGTTTACTCCTTGTGAGGAGTACTACAGACTGTGGAAACAACTGTATAATGTCTGCAGtgtctctggaaaaaaaacatttggggtTTGGCTTGAGccatttttacaataataattcTGCATTACaacaagaggtgtgtgtgtggtttgcaAGAAGTGGGCATTTAGGAGGAAGGGGCGATTTAATTAAAGATGCCATGCAGTTGGGAGATGAaggatccagtgttttgaacataaacaaacattgtaTTCTTTTGGgaacaaagcacacacacacacacgcacacacacacgcacacacacacacacacacacacacacacacacacacacacacacacacacacacacacacacacacacacacacacacacacacacacacacacacacacacacacacacacacacacacacacagtacctcCTCTCTTATACAATATTAAGCATACTGGTTTTTCCCAGTGTGGAACACTACTACATGTACACCACATTTCCAGGTTCAAGTTCCATAACGAATTACATATTTTTGACAatcagtgtgattttgtgtggtgtttttgtaataaagaATTCAAATGTATCTTGTAGtctactaaaaacaaaaaaaaactgtaatttttccAATAATTTTTCATAACGTGACTCACCAGCAGTGGGgtaaatattaatacatttattaagaACCTTGTTTAAAAGCACATAAGGATACTCCAAATTGAATGTGTCCCCCCACCTGTATAGTGCTGTAGTCCTGTGATGCACATGCACCCAGGATTGCTGCACCTATTAACACTGCTTCCATCTGGTCAGGCAACACCACAGGCAAGCCTGAAAAGGAcaataatgaaaacaagtgGATTTTGTTAACGCCTCCATCGGCCAATATAACAAAAGTTTTCATAACAATGTGTACAGTTTAGTAAACATTTTAGAGAACCTAAACTTTTTTGTTaccattatttaatatttttggtCCAATGTCTATTTAGCAAAATTGACATTCACAATATCAAAACTTTTCTCCAAAGCTACCATCATCCCTTAGTTAGTTAGTATTTTATACCTGTAGCGTTAGCGTGGATCTGGACAAAAAGGGCATTTTTGCTCAATCCGCCACACAGGAAGAGGGTTCTGATGTCATGTCCTGCTTCTTTCATGGCATCCAGAATATGAAGAGTACCTAGCTGAAAACCGATACAAAGATAAAAGCGGAATCAGGTTCCAAGTAAACAAATACAACCTTCCTTTGCACTTTAAGGTACGAGGTTGTCAGACTGAGGCTCAGAGTCAGTCATCTGAAAACAGAAGACTCACAGCGAGGGCTTGTACAGTGGCTAAATAGAGCAGGGCCAAGTCATCCAAGGTTTGGGAGAGTGGCAGTCCGATCACCTGAAAAACAGTAATGTGTCATTCAAAAATGTCTCAGCACTCAATAATAGGAGTCACCAGATGGGTGCATTCACCAACAAAGGGTTACGGGAAAGCAGAGCTGTCATTGAGGGTCTGGTATCTCAAATCACCAGTGATTCAGTCAAAACAATATTCAACAGTTCTCTACTTCCTGGCTTcctgcttcctgcttcctgGAACTATAGACATGGTCTGGAAACAATAATTAGcttacaaaacacagaaatccCTTTAGTGGCTCAACTGTGACACACTTTTATTTGGAGTACCAAGTTTTATTCTTTGCACTCACAAAATTATAACATGCCTGGAAAATCCCTTAAAAGTGAATGTAAACTGTTGTCagtgcaatgtaaaaaaaattaaaggcgATATATACACACCAAGAAATTCTGGGGTAACAGATTTATTTGTAACACTGGGAAAGCCTACGTTAGCGTATCCAGCCAGGTGAAAggaagcaggagatttctttcaATGGCCCTAATTGTAtttgaatgttattttatatgttGTAGTTATGGTTGATACTGGGGCAGGACCATCACAGGAAAGaggcaaattaaaaaaagaataactaaAATCTAAAAAGGGAAAGAATTGAATGGAAACAATTACGGGATTGTAACTGATACGTCAGTAGccaacatttaattatttccatttagcggggatgttttattcatgtggTCCATGTTTATGTTGGCTTACTATTTCCTAttcccttgtccccctgtaAAATCCCTTGTATAAAGCGTTTGTGGGTTTTTTGTATCAaagttattattacattgttgctacaacaaactccTAATGCTTTTGCTTGTGACACAGTGACCGTGATACCTGGTTTAGCTTACGTAGTATCCAAATTACCCAACACTTACATGACCTCACTGTAACGATAACTCAGTAATACAGcacaaaagaaaagacctttacgaCAGCAgatgtggtaaaaacactaccgcttttgtccaaagtggACGCTAGAACCAACACAAACGGAAAGTCACATATAGTCACTTGAACTAGTTATAATTAATTTACTATAATAATAAGATTGGACCACTGAAACATACTTAAAAAGCATGCCTCTGTAGATAAGATAAGTGCAGtaaataaacttgaaaaaaaaaatacatgctttGATCAATAACACATTGTTTAATGAGTCACGTCTTCATGTGACTTATGTTTCCTCACCATGCCTTTCAAGGTGGGGTCAGCCAGGGGCGATCTATTCCCATGAAAGTCCGGCCACACATGAAGACCTGAGGCCAGCAGGTCAACAGTAGTACTGGTGTTAGCCATTGAACTCAGGTGGCTGTTCAGATAGCTGTAGATGTTCACGCCAGTGAAGGGAACTCTGGGGGGAAGTGACAGTACGCAAACAAAGAGCCCAGTCTGAAGAAATAACATTGAAGATGTTGTATGgaaaatcatacattttgaaattgcTGCAGCCTTTTTCCACTGAGGACATTTCATAATGACATAGCAGAAccagcacaggtgttactaataaaaTCTCTTTAAGTGCTCCAGTAAGCCAATCGGTGGGCGAACATGGTCACTGTAACACGGCATTTTCATGTAATTCTAAGTAAATGTTAAGAAAAtcaaacaattcaaaaataaatcactttatttGCAATGTCCACATTATAGTCATATTGTAATAAATACTTAACCTTACTAAACTTAGCTAAACTAAGCACTAAACGCATCAGCTGACCTCTGACGAGCCTCTTCCTGGAGCTGTGTGTAGGCGGCGTGGCCCTTCACCATGTGCTCGATctgagggaggagagagcaACACAGTTTAACGGAAAGGATTACAGATGACACGATCAACTTCAAAGTCAGTGGAGCGCACAGTGATGTTATAGAACAGACTGCTTTAAAGCATTGTCGTTTATGCGGCCAGATGAGTCCCGGTGTCTTCTGGGAACACTTCATGTTGATTGTATACATTTGTCTCAACTTGCATTAGAATGTCagaataataatagtaataataattatcattGTGAATTGCTCTTTccattttaaatatacagtacatttatttatttatttacaacttttttcaaacaaattaagGTTTTCTATTGTATTCCAGGATACATCTTATTGTTATATCACTGTGACCCtgataatgtaaaaacaaaaatgcacagcctatgaagtaaacaaTGCCCCTCTCCTTGGGAATCAATAAAGTACctatctatcatgtgattgcagaaaacatacagtaaaaaaaaatcaaaaaaatatgaattgattttttgaattctatgaatcaattttcaatcagtagagcttgaatcgcaaTTTGACCCCTACTGTGTACCCTTGTCATTTTTGCTGCTATGAACGTGTATACGGTAAGGTGCCAACAACtaacaattgaaataataaaaagacataatcCAAGCAATAATCACTTAGCCTATATActtacaatttggcatatcgaaataaaatgaacaattacCAGTCATACGCCTTAAGAGCTCAGCTTGTGTCAGCAATTAATtgcagtaaaacaaagaaaCGGCGACTGTGTAAATATATtgacaattatgtaataattgttacaagCCTGACTTGCATGCAGTCTTCTGTTGCTGCACAGCAAAAAACAGCTCAGTGAAATCCTGCATTTGATTTGACGGAGGACTGACCAGCCTTCCTGTAGCACTCTGTCCTCCCTCATTGAGCCACATGCCCGGCACCATGGCAGACAGGCAGGGACCCCACACGCCGGGCACAAACAGAGGCTGCTCGCTGATCTGATGCatatgaatacaaaatgtaatgtttcagtTAGCACTGTATATCACACTTACAATCTACAAAGAGATAGATAGGGCTTTAGTAAAAAGCTAACAGAAATACTGTAATGGAAACCCATTTTAGAAAAGAAGCACAACTTGCATAAAAATAGGTTTACTTACATCTTTATAAATACTACACTAAatagttcatttttatttttattaattcaggacaatgcatATTGATGAACAAGCACAGCAGTATACGTAAAT
The window above is part of the Etheostoma cragini isolate CJK2018 chromosome 12, CSU_Ecrag_1.0, whole genome shotgun sequence genome. Proteins encoded here:
- the fggy gene encoding FGGY carbohydrate kinase domain-containing protein isoform X3: MEDILENNFSKIGSTTCSPGIPLGDGLTQEAAADFGLEPGTAVGASVIDAHAGGLGVIGADVKGFHLPCEDQPITSRMAMICGTSTCHMAISEQPLFVPGVWGPCLSAMVPGMWLNEGGQSATGRLIEHMVKGHAAYTQLQEEARQRVPFTGVNIYSYLNSHLSSMANTSTTVDLLASGLHVWPDFHGNRSPLADPTLKGMVIGLPLSQTLDDLALLYLATVQALALGTLHILDAMKEAGHDIRTLFLCGGLSKNALFVQIHANATGLPVVLPDQMEAVLIGAAILGACASQDYSTIQEAMKGMAKVGKVVQPDYKLQSFYERKYKVFLRLFAHQREYQALMNQR
- the LOC117953877 gene encoding peroxiredoxin-6-like, which codes for MPGLLLGDVFPDFEAETTNGKIKLHEFLGNSWGILFSHPRDYTPVCTTELGRIARLSSEFSKRNIKIIALSIDSLEDHHGWTKDILAYNCEESACCSLPFSIIADSKRELAVALGMLDPDEKDKDGLPLTARCVFIIGPDKRLKLSLLYPATTGRNFDEILRAVDSLQITAGKRVATPADWRPGDCVMVPPNMSEEEAASLFPAGVYTKDLPSGKKYLRYTPHQ